A single window of Chitinophaga sp. XS-30 DNA harbors:
- a CDS encoding RagB/SusD family nutrient uptake outer membrane protein yields the protein MKRLFLNILMVAFSASVISGCDAILDVKPQSSITEQVFFKNESDFEPNVVGIYTVLRSLANNVTYGTERGEELISASNSRFTVAWSHTLSPSSGAINYAEWYRGIGHCNLLLDKIQDFSFSSNPDLKKKILAEAYALRAFFYFHLIRVIGDAPIMLEAVVDENVPLLSRSPAADVMEQIQLDLDASIAQFTSMTQFSKSSYPSKYRFAYGSVQALKADALLWSAKVLGGGNADLEKAITAINEIEATGLDLNDDFTDVSGVRAAGNKEVLMAAYYQRDETPGGNYAKNALPFLSIVQGALNLDQIPYAVSSGNGQGAYQISPLSRSLFTNPADKRIPGTWVLEMQATGPKVSWITKYPGTKYADDRIPDNDLILYRLADVYLMKAEAYAAMSDIPNSVEYLDKVRDRAETGAYTGSMNKADVEREILNERGRELFFENKRWFDLVRFHLGGTIDVYTYVPNLAGKTTPLFWPLNTTVFANNPNIGQTDGY from the coding sequence ATGAAGCGTCTTTTTTTAAATATATTGATGGTGGCCTTTTCGGCATCTGTCATCTCCGGATGTGATGCCATACTGGATGTCAAACCGCAGTCCAGCATCACAGAGCAGGTTTTTTTCAAGAATGAAAGCGATTTTGAACCGAACGTGGTGGGCATTTACACTGTATTGCGCAGTCTTGCCAACAACGTAACATATGGAACGGAAAGAGGGGAAGAATTGATCTCCGCCTCCAATTCCAGGTTCACCGTAGCCTGGTCGCATACGTTGTCTCCTTCATCAGGTGCTATTAACTATGCGGAATGGTATCGCGGTATCGGGCATTGCAACCTGCTGCTGGACAAGATCCAGGACTTTTCTTTCAGTTCCAATCCCGATCTGAAAAAGAAGATATTGGCAGAAGCCTATGCACTGAGGGCATTCTTTTACTTCCATCTGATCAGGGTCATTGGTGATGCACCGATCATGCTGGAGGCGGTAGTGGATGAAAATGTGCCGTTGCTTTCCCGCTCACCGGCCGCCGATGTGATGGAACAGATTCAGCTTGACCTGGATGCATCGATAGCACAGTTCACATCAATGACCCAGTTCTCGAAAAGCAGTTATCCCTCGAAATACCGTTTTGCCTATGGCTCGGTACAGGCATTGAAGGCGGATGCTTTGCTGTGGAGCGCGAAAGTGCTGGGCGGCGGAAATGCCGATCTTGAAAAGGCGATAACGGCGATCAACGAGATCGAAGCTACCGGCCTGGACCTTAATGATGATTTTACTGATGTATCCGGTGTAAGGGCGGCAGGCAACAAAGAAGTGCTGATGGCGGCCTATTATCAGCGGGATGAAACTCCGGGCGGCAACTACGCGAAAAATGCACTGCCCTTCCTGTCCATCGTTCAGGGAGCGCTGAACCTGGACCAGATCCCGTATGCGGTTTCCTCAGGTAACGGGCAGGGCGCTTACCAGATCAGTCCGCTGTCCAGATCATTATTCACTAACCCGGCGGACAAACGTATTCCCGGCACCTGGGTGTTGGAAATGCAGGCCACCGGCCCTAAAGTTTCCTGGATCACCAAATACCCCGGCACCAAATATGCAGATGACCGGATACCGGACAATGACCTGATCCTTTACCGCCTGGCGGATGTGTACCTGATGAAAGCAGAAGCCTATGCTGCAATGTCCGATATCCCCAATAGCGTGGAATACCTGGATAAAGTAAGGGATCGCGCGGAAACAGGCGCTTACACCGGCTCTATGAATAAAGCTGATGTGGAAAGAGAAATACTGAACGAACGCGGCCGCGAACTGTTCTTTGAGAACAAGCGCTGGTTCGACCTGGTACGGTTCCACCTGGGCGGCACCATCGATGTGTACACCTATGTGCCCAACCTGGCGGGAAAGACCACACCGCTGTTCTGGCCTCTGAACACCACTGTATTTGCGAATAACCCGAACATCGGCCAAACGGACGGGTACTAA